A genomic segment from Chitinophaga flava encodes:
- a CDS encoding superoxide dismutase translates to MNKREFIKLTSLAGVAALSGPLSSLAVPVTTAKTSLNDPKAPFVVPPLTYAYDALEPYIDKTTMELHHDKHHGAYVKNLNDAVNGTPFASLTLEEILHKVTDKDKAIRNNGGGHYNHSLFWTLLSPKKTTPSDKLKAAINSSFGSWEKFQEKFNDAAKTQFGSGWAWLIISPDKKLSIINTPNQDNPLMHNIVKERGTPILALDVWEHAYYLKYQNRRPDYINAFWNVVNWDEVNKKL, encoded by the coding sequence ATGAACAAAAGAGAATTCATAAAGCTGACCAGCCTTGCTGGTGTAGCTGCCCTCAGCGGCCCCCTCAGTAGTCTGGCCGTTCCCGTTACTACCGCGAAAACCAGTCTCAACGACCCTAAGGCGCCCTTCGTTGTACCTCCGCTGACTTACGCTTATGATGCACTGGAACCATACATCGACAAAACGACTATGGAACTGCACCATGATAAACACCATGGCGCATACGTTAAAAATCTGAACGATGCGGTGAACGGAACACCCTTCGCTTCCCTTACCCTGGAAGAAATTCTCCATAAGGTAACAGATAAAGACAAAGCAATCCGCAACAACGGTGGCGGTCACTACAACCACTCCCTGTTCTGGACATTACTGTCACCTAAAAAAACAACTCCCTCCGATAAACTGAAAGCTGCCATCAACAGCAGCTTCGGCTCCTGGGAAAAATTCCAGGAAAAATTCAACGACGCCGCCAAAACCCAGTTCGGATCCGGATGGGCATGGCTCATCATCAGCCCTGACAAAAAACTCTCCATCATCAACACTCCCAACCAGGATAACCCACTCATGCACAATATTGTTAAGGAAAGAGGTACACCCATTCTCGCCCTCGACGTATGGGAACATGCCTACTACCTTAAATACCAGAACAGACGCCCTGATTATATCAACGCATTCTGGAACGTGGTAAACTGGGATGAAGTGAATAAAAAACTGTAA
- a CDS encoding ArnT family glycosyltransferase, whose translation MKYLLIALVAGLLFIPFLGAVHLFDWDEINFAEAAREMIVSHNYSQVQIDFRPFWEKPPLFIWMQAGSMLLFGVNDFAARLPNAIIGIATLISLFAIGKKLVDEKMGMWWALVYAGSWLPHFYFKSGIIDPTFNFFIFLAIYFAYRIAYSAKSYRMAMLSGFFLGLAVLTKGPVAILVSMLALLVYFLWNKFRIGIKLAHLGLIALFASITTLLWFGYEILAHGWWFVNEFVAYQIRLLTTEDAGHGGPFLYHWIVLIIGCFPASIFLFTYISGRKKSIYSKPAATEQKDFKVWMWVLFWVVLILFSIVKTKIVHYSSLCYFPLSFLAAYQVYKLAEGRIRMRGWNIALLLFIGIVLGIAIAALPLVGVYKDMLIPYIGDKFAVANLQAQVPWSAAEAGYGLAYVLLVIISAILLIKRKTSKGLICLFVSTILVIQVTVVHFVPKVERYSQGAAIDFFISLQGKDVYVKALGYHSYAQHYYTREQPHTNKNYYNTDWLLNGQIDKPAYFICRITDSEEYIHHPNLEVIGEKNGFVFMKRKQL comes from the coding sequence ATGAAATACCTGTTGATTGCCCTTGTAGCGGGCCTGCTATTCATTCCTTTTCTGGGCGCTGTTCACCTTTTTGACTGGGATGAGATAAACTTTGCCGAGGCAGCCCGGGAGATGATTGTCAGCCATAACTATAGTCAGGTACAAATTGATTTCCGACCATTCTGGGAGAAACCACCACTGTTTATATGGATGCAGGCCGGTAGCATGTTACTCTTTGGGGTTAACGATTTCGCTGCCCGTTTACCGAATGCCATCATTGGCATTGCCACACTGATCAGCTTATTTGCCATCGGCAAAAAACTGGTAGACGAAAAAATGGGAATGTGGTGGGCACTGGTGTATGCCGGCTCCTGGCTTCCTCATTTTTATTTCAAATCAGGTATTATCGACCCTACTTTTAACTTCTTCATATTCCTGGCGATCTATTTCGCCTATCGTATCGCCTATAGCGCCAAGTCATACCGGATGGCCATGCTTAGTGGTTTTTTCCTGGGACTGGCCGTACTCACCAAAGGGCCGGTAGCCATACTGGTATCTATGCTGGCTCTGCTGGTATATTTCCTTTGGAACAAATTCAGGATCGGTATCAAACTGGCGCATCTCGGACTGATTGCGCTGTTTGCTTCCATCACCACACTGCTTTGGTTTGGTTATGAAATACTGGCCCATGGCTGGTGGTTTGTCAACGAGTTTGTGGCTTACCAGATCCGCCTGCTCACCACCGAAGATGCGGGTCATGGCGGCCCTTTCCTCTATCACTGGATTGTGTTGATCATTGGCTGTTTCCCTGCCAGCATCTTCCTCTTTACTTATATCAGCGGTAGGAAAAAATCGATTTACAGCAAACCTGCTGCTACCGAACAAAAAGACTTTAAGGTGTGGATGTGGGTACTTTTCTGGGTAGTGCTGATCCTGTTTTCCATCGTAAAAACCAAGATCGTCCACTATTCTTCCCTTTGTTATTTTCCGTTGTCTTTCCTGGCGGCTTACCAGGTGTACAAACTGGCGGAAGGCAGGATACGGATGCGTGGCTGGAATATTGCCCTGCTGCTGTTTATCGGTATTGTACTGGGCATCGCTATTGCCGCGTTGCCGCTGGTAGGTGTATATAAAGACATGCTCATCCCCTACATCGGCGATAAATTTGCGGTGGCTAATCTGCAGGCGCAGGTTCCCTGGTCAGCGGCTGAAGCCGGCTACGGCCTTGCCTATGTACTGCTGGTGATCATCAGCGCCATCCTGCTGATCAAACGTAAAACCAGCAAAGGCCTCATTTGCCTTTTCGTGAGCACCATTCTGGTGATACAGGTTACCGTCGTACATTTTGTACCTAAAGTAGAACGTTACTCACAGGGCGCCGCCATCGATTTCTTTATCTCCCTGCAAGGCAAAGACGTATATGTAAAAGCGTTGGGGTATCACAGTTATGCCCAGCATTATTACACGCGGGAACAGCCCCATACCAATAAAAACTATTATAATACCGACTGGTTGCTCAACGGACAGATAGACAAACCTGCGTATTTCATCTGCCGTATCACAGATAGTGAGGAGTACATACATCACCCCAACCTGGAAGTGATCGGGGAAAAGAATGGGTTTGTGTTTATGAAACGAAAACAACTGTGA
- a CDS encoding phosphatase PAP2 family protein, which yields MKTLFTLFRKNAYFFLPFLLWIIVGGVMLATYSQRELFLGINGEHSAFGDVVVTGITYLGDGIMFGLILLLMLIMQKFRVFFIGLGVFLLAAAVVQVAKHYFNAPRPISYFGDEAATLVHTVKWVTVHSSCSFPSGHSAVAFAMFSFLSVFLRNKKLGLLFIILALTAAYSRIYLAQHFFADVYVGSIVGTLSTIIVFGFFRFRDSATSPEVCAEAMVNANAA from the coding sequence TTGAAAACGCTGTTTACACTGTTCAGAAAGAATGCATATTTCTTTCTGCCCTTCCTACTGTGGATCATAGTAGGAGGAGTAATGCTGGCCACCTACAGTCAACGTGAGTTATTTCTTGGTATCAACGGGGAACACTCAGCGTTTGGTGATGTTGTTGTTACCGGGATCACGTATCTCGGTGATGGAATTATGTTCGGTTTAATCCTGTTGCTGATGCTGATCATGCAGAAGTTCAGGGTATTTTTTATCGGACTGGGAGTATTCCTTTTGGCAGCTGCAGTAGTGCAGGTAGCCAAACATTATTTTAATGCACCAAGGCCTATCAGCTATTTTGGAGATGAAGCTGCCACATTGGTACACACCGTTAAATGGGTGACAGTACACAGCAGCTGCAGTTTTCCTTCCGGGCACTCTGCCGTGGCCTTTGCCATGTTTAGTTTTCTCTCAGTATTCCTGCGTAATAAAAAGCTGGGCTTACTGTTTATTATACTGGCACTGACGGCTGCATATTCCCGCATCTACCTGGCACAACATTTCTTTGCAGATGTTTATGTTGGTAGTATTGTGGGTACCCTGAGCACCATTATTGTATTTGGTTTCTTCAGGTTCCGTGATTCCGCCACTTCTCCAGAAGTTTGTGCAGAAGCGATGGTCAACGCCAACGCCGCGTAA
- a CDS encoding LptF/LptG family permease: MKKLDKLIIKTFLGPFVATFFVTLFVLVMQFLWKYVDDLVGKGLDTVVIIQLIAYTSATLVTLALPLAVLLSSIMTFGNLGESFELVALKSSGISLLRFIRPLMVVCSIIGFLAFLFANYVIPVANLQAKSLLYDITNSKPAFNIKAGVFYRDIPGYTIKVAQKDKDNQTIHQVMIFDNQSGGGDKVILAEKGQMVLTANKRFLYFILENGWRYEERGNRGYTVPGDMIRLGFKKYSKAFDLSSFAFNRLNMDLFASNQQMLNVRQLDVAIDSLEKAQTIFGKTVNAYVTVRFPFFRWKDSAWAATAPPLKVKEFENIIPEKNRRAVLDRAEQSVRETLGSLDAPTKEYSEKHSVILMHKVEWQRKFTLAAACVVMFLIGAPLGSIIRKGGLGTPLVFAVIFFVIFNIFFMIGEKMARSGVMFTWSGMWLSNIVLLPIAGFLIYKAMNDSNLFNKEFYFRIYQKVKKFLQKIKSKKQPTI; this comes from the coding sequence GTGAAGAAACTCGATAAATTAATTATTAAAACATTCCTGGGGCCCTTTGTGGCAACCTTCTTTGTGACCCTTTTTGTACTGGTAATGCAGTTCCTCTGGAAATATGTAGACGACCTGGTAGGAAAAGGACTGGACACGGTGGTGATCATTCAGCTCATCGCCTATACCAGCGCCACGCTCGTGACACTGGCCCTCCCGCTGGCCGTGCTACTCTCTTCCATCATGACTTTCGGTAACCTCGGAGAAAGTTTTGAGCTGGTAGCCCTCAAATCATCCGGCATATCCCTGCTCCGCTTTATCCGGCCACTGATGGTGGTATGTAGTATCATCGGCTTTCTGGCATTCCTGTTTGCCAACTATGTGATCCCGGTGGCCAACCTGCAGGCCAAATCCCTGCTGTACGATATCACCAACTCCAAGCCAGCCTTCAATATCAAGGCCGGCGTTTTCTACCGCGATATTCCAGGCTATACCATCAAGGTGGCCCAGAAAGATAAAGACAACCAGACCATTCACCAGGTGATGATCTTCGATAACCAGTCTGGTGGCGGAGATAAGGTTATCCTCGCTGAAAAGGGGCAAATGGTGCTCACTGCCAACAAACGTTTCCTGTATTTTATCCTGGAAAACGGCTGGCGTTATGAAGAGAGAGGCAACCGCGGTTATACCGTTCCCGGCGACATGATCCGCCTGGGCTTCAAAAAATACAGTAAAGCCTTTGACCTGAGTTCATTTGCCTTCAACCGTCTCAATATGGATCTGTTTGCCTCCAACCAGCAGATGCTCAACGTCAGACAGCTGGATGTGGCCATCGACTCATTGGAAAAAGCCCAAACGATTTTCGGTAAAACCGTCAACGCCTACGTGACGGTACGTTTCCCTTTCTTCCGCTGGAAAGACAGCGCCTGGGCGGCTACTGCCCCCCCGCTGAAAGTAAAGGAGTTTGAAAACATCATTCCTGAAAAAAACCGCCGTGCCGTGCTGGACAGGGCTGAGCAGAGTGTCCGGGAAACTTTGGGGTCATTGGATGCCCCTACCAAAGAATATTCTGAGAAACACAGCGTTATATTAATGCATAAAGTGGAATGGCAGCGTAAGTTCACCCTCGCGGCAGCCTGTGTGGTGATGTTCCTCATCGGAGCTCCGTTGGGTTCCATTATCCGTAAGGGTGGTCTGGGAACACCGCTGGTATTTGCCGTGATCTTTTTTGTGATCTTTAACATCTTTTTTATGATCGGGGAAAAGATGGCCCGCAGCGGTGTGATGTTCACGTGGTCAGGGATGTGGCTCTCGAACATCGTGCTGTTGCCTATTGCCGGCTTTTTAATTTATAAAGCCATGAATGATTCCAACTTATTCAATAAAGAATTTTATTTTCGCATATACCAGAAGGTAAAAAAGTTCTTGCAAAAAATTAAGTCTAAAAAGCAACCTACAATTTAA
- a CDS encoding START-like domain-containing protein, whose product MSKKVLYELEFPVRCSPGILYEFLSTPAGLQEWFADKVDYRDNVFSFSWNGSSEEAEILEQEEDEFIRFHWLHAPREEFFEFRIQISEVTNMTILVVKDFADKREIKDQSQLWESQVKDLFHRIGN is encoded by the coding sequence ATGTCTAAGAAAGTGCTTTATGAGTTGGAATTCCCGGTTAGGTGCTCCCCTGGTATCCTTTACGAATTCCTGTCAACCCCTGCAGGCTTGCAGGAATGGTTTGCAGACAAGGTAGATTACAGGGACAATGTATTTTCCTTTTCCTGGAATGGCAGTTCTGAAGAAGCAGAAATACTGGAACAGGAGGAAGATGAATTTATCAGGTTCCACTGGCTCCATGCTCCGAGAGAAGAGTTTTTTGAATTCCGGATACAGATTTCAGAAGTGACAAATATGACCATTTTGGTTGTAAAAGACTTCGCCGATAAGAGAGAAATCAAAGACCAGAGTCAGCTTTGGGAATCTCAGGTGAAAGATTTGTTCCATCGCATCGGAAACTAA
- a CDS encoding sigma-70 family RNA polymerase sigma factor codes for MRQLKITKSITNRESQSLEKYLQEIGKVDLITPEEEVNLAIRIKQGDQRALEKLTKANLRFVVSVAKQYQNQGLSLSDLINEGNLGLIKAAQRFDETRGFKFISYAVWWIRQSILQALAEQSRIVRLPLNKVGLSNKISKAYSQLEQEFEREPSPDELATILEINTDEVEATLGVAARHVSMDAPFIDGEDNSLLDVLENPNAVSADEELDHHDSLRREIERSLSTLTDRQKDVIMLYFGIAVEHPMSLEDIGEKFGLTRERVRQIKDKAITKLRTTSRSKLLRNYLG; via the coding sequence ATGCGCCAACTTAAAATCACTAAGTCCATTACCAACAGGGAGTCTCAGTCCCTGGAGAAGTACCTGCAGGAGATTGGGAAAGTGGATTTAATTACGCCGGAAGAAGAGGTAAATCTCGCTATCCGTATCAAGCAAGGCGATCAGAGAGCGTTGGAAAAGCTGACAAAAGCTAACCTCCGCTTTGTGGTGTCCGTTGCGAAACAGTATCAGAACCAGGGTCTGTCTCTCAGCGACCTGATCAACGAGGGTAACCTCGGGTTAATTAAAGCTGCCCAACGTTTTGATGAAACACGCGGTTTTAAATTCATTTCCTACGCCGTTTGGTGGATCCGTCAATCCATCCTCCAGGCACTGGCAGAACAGTCCAGGATCGTACGCCTGCCGCTCAACAAAGTAGGGCTCAGCAACAAGATCAGCAAGGCCTATTCCCAGCTGGAACAGGAATTTGAAAGAGAACCATCTCCTGATGAACTGGCTACCATTCTCGAAATCAACACAGACGAAGTAGAAGCTACCCTCGGTGTAGCCGCCCGTCACGTGTCTATGGACGCTCCTTTCATCGACGGAGAAGACAACTCCCTGCTCGACGTGCTCGAAAATCCGAACGCTGTCAGCGCCGATGAAGAACTGGACCACCACGATTCACTTCGCCGTGAAATCGAACGCTCCCTGTCCACCCTCACCGACCGTCAGAAAGATGTGATCATGCTGTACTTCGGCATCGCCGTAGAACACCCCATGTCACTCGAAGACATCGGCGAAAAATTTGGCCTCACCCGTGAAAGAGTACGCCAGATCAAGGATAAAGCTATCACCAAACTCAGGACCACCTCCAGAAGCAAACTGCTCCGGAACTACCTGGGATAA
- the ffh gene encoding signal recognition particle protein encodes MFESLSERLDSAFKQLKGEGRISEINIASTVKEIRRALVDADVNYKIAKEFTDKVKDKALGEKVLTAISPGQLMVKIVKDELAELMGGTEAEIDIKTNPSIILIAGLQGSGKTTFSGKLANFLKTKKGKKPLLVAADIYRPAAIDQLKVLGEQIGVEVYNEPENKNAVQIAENAVKHAKANGNNIIIIDTAGRLAVDEVMMTEVANVKNAVKPQEVLFVVDSMTGQDAVNTAKAFNDRLDFTGVVLTKLDGDTRGGAALTIRYTVTKPIKFVSMGEKMDTLDVFYPERMAQRILGMGDITTLVERAQAQFDEEQAKKLEKKIRQNQFDFDDFREQLQQIKKMGNLKDLMGMIPGVGKAIKDIDISDDAFKGIEAMINSMTPDERGNPDLIDGSRRKRIAKGAGKNIQDVNQFMKQFDQMRQMMKMMNKFGAGGRGLKGMVR; translated from the coding sequence ATGTTTGAATCATTATCAGAGAGATTAGATTCCGCGTTTAAGCAGCTTAAAGGGGAAGGACGTATCAGTGAGATCAATATTGCCTCTACCGTTAAGGAAATCCGCCGTGCACTGGTGGATGCGGACGTGAACTATAAAATAGCCAAGGAATTTACTGATAAAGTAAAAGACAAAGCCCTCGGTGAGAAGGTACTGACCGCCATCTCTCCCGGACAGCTCATGGTAAAGATCGTGAAAGACGAACTGGCCGAGCTGATGGGTGGCACTGAGGCAGAAATTGATATCAAAACAAACCCTTCCATTATACTCATCGCTGGTTTACAAGGTTCTGGTAAAACTACCTTCTCCGGTAAACTGGCCAACTTCCTCAAAACCAAAAAAGGTAAAAAACCTTTGCTGGTAGCTGCCGATATCTACCGTCCTGCTGCGATCGATCAGCTGAAAGTGCTGGGCGAACAGATAGGCGTGGAAGTGTATAATGAGCCAGAGAATAAAAACGCCGTGCAGATCGCCGAAAACGCGGTCAAACACGCCAAAGCCAATGGCAATAACATCATCATCATCGATACCGCCGGCCGTCTGGCTGTTGATGAAGTGATGATGACCGAAGTGGCCAACGTGAAAAATGCCGTTAAGCCACAGGAAGTACTGTTCGTAGTAGACTCCATGACCGGCCAGGATGCGGTTAATACCGCCAAAGCGTTTAACGACCGCCTGGACTTCACCGGTGTGGTACTCACCAAACTGGACGGTGATACCCGCGGTGGTGCGGCCCTGACTATCCGTTACACCGTGACCAAACCGATCAAGTTTGTGAGCATGGGCGAAAAAATGGATACGCTCGATGTGTTCTACCCTGAACGTATGGCTCAGCGTATCCTCGGCATGGGTGATATCACTACCCTGGTAGAACGTGCACAGGCACAGTTCGACGAGGAGCAGGCCAAGAAGCTCGAAAAGAAGATCCGTCAGAACCAGTTCGATTTTGATGACTTCCGCGAACAGCTGCAGCAGATCAAAAAAATGGGTAACCTGAAAGATCTGATGGGCATGATCCCTGGCGTAGGTAAAGCCATCAAGGATATTGATATCAGTGACGACGCCTTTAAAGGCATCGAAGCGATGATCAACTCCATGACACCGGATGAGCGCGGTAACCCCGACCTCATCGACGGTAGCCGCCGCAAACGCATCGCCAAAGGCGCCGGAAAAAATATCCAGGACGTAAACCAGTTCATGAAACAGTTTGACCAGATGCGTCAGATGATGAAAATGATGAATAAGTTTGGTGCTGGCGGCCGTGGCCTGAAAGGAATGGTTCGTTAA
- the rpsP gene encoding 30S ribosomal protein S16: MPVKIRLQRHGAKKRPFYFIVVADARAPRDGKFIQKIGTYNPLTVPASINIDTEKALRWLQKGAQPTDTVRRILSFKGVLYLKHLLRGVTLNLFDEPTAYQKFAQWQAEHEQKVSARRDGHRKARIAAPIVRKVEDTPAAPSAEGEGNEA, from the coding sequence ATGCCAGTAAAAATCAGACTGCAGAGACATGGCGCGAAGAAAAGGCCTTTCTATTTTATCGTAGTAGCCGACGCACGCGCTCCCAGAGATGGTAAATTCATCCAGAAAATCGGTACTTACAATCCTTTGACTGTACCTGCTTCCATCAACATCGATACTGAAAAAGCATTGCGTTGGTTGCAGAAAGGTGCACAACCTACCGACACTGTAAGAAGAATCCTCTCTTTCAAAGGTGTATTGTATTTGAAACACCTGTTAAGAGGTGTTACGCTGAACCTGTTCGACGAGCCTACTGCTTACCAGAAGTTTGCACAATGGCAAGCTGAGCACGAACAGAAAGTATCTGCCCGTCGTGACGGTCACAGAAAAGCAAGAATTGCTGCTCCGATCGTTAGAAAGGTAGAAGATACTCCTGCTGCTCCATCCGCAGAAGGAGAAGGTAACGAAGCATAA
- the rimM gene encoding ribosome maturation factor RimM (Essential for efficient processing of 16S rRNA) — translation MNNYFSIGKLVSTHGLQGELLLRHSLGKRSALKGVTAIFLEERKNSFIPYFLQQVTVKDGEHVYIHLEGIDTKEAAQKLMPGQVYLQEDDFKAQTASSAPLALLGFTVEDAHHGTLGTVEEVIEMPMQVLIKVHIQGKEALLPVNEQSLVKVDRKNQVVHLDLPEGLVELYTNM, via the coding sequence ATGAATAATTATTTCAGTATAGGAAAACTGGTGTCAACGCACGGACTACAGGGAGAGCTGCTGTTAAGGCATAGCCTTGGTAAAAGATCTGCCCTGAAGGGTGTGACCGCCATCTTCCTCGAAGAACGGAAAAACAGCTTTATCCCGTATTTCCTGCAGCAAGTGACCGTTAAAGACGGAGAACATGTGTATATCCACCTGGAAGGCATAGATACCAAGGAAGCGGCTCAGAAACTGATGCCCGGCCAGGTATACCTCCAGGAGGATGACTTTAAGGCGCAAACAGCTTCTTCCGCCCCGCTGGCTTTGCTCGGCTTCACAGTTGAAGACGCGCATCACGGTACGCTCGGCACTGTAGAGGAAGTGATTGAAATGCCTATGCAGGTGCTTATAAAGGTGCATATCCAGGGCAAAGAGGCCCTGTTGCCCGTCAATGAGCAGTCACTCGTGAAAGTGGACCGGAAAAACCAGGTGGTACATCTGGACCTCCCGGAAGGGCTCGTTGAATTATACACAAACATGTAG
- the trmD gene encoding tRNA (guanosine(37)-N1)-methyltransferase TrmD, whose product MRIDIITVLPELLESPLSHSIMKRAQTKGLLEVHVHPLRAYSTLKHNQVDDYQFGGGAGMVMMLEPIVNAIESLQAKVQYDEIIYLTPDGETLNQQMANKLSMKGNLLMLCGHYKGIDQRIRDHFITKEISIGDYVLSGGELGAAVLVDAIGRLLPGVLNDETSALTDSFQDNLLAPPVYTRPVDFRGWKVPDILLSGNHKKIEEWRHQQSVERTQTRRPDLL is encoded by the coding sequence ATGCGAATAGATATCATCACCGTATTACCTGAGCTGCTGGAGAGTCCGCTTTCCCATTCCATTATGAAGCGGGCACAGACAAAAGGGCTGCTGGAAGTACATGTACATCCCTTGCGGGCCTATTCCACCCTGAAGCACAACCAGGTGGATGATTACCAGTTTGGCGGTGGCGCCGGCATGGTGATGATGCTGGAACCGATTGTGAATGCCATCGAGTCTTTACAAGCTAAAGTACAGTACGACGAAATCATTTACCTGACTCCTGATGGCGAAACGCTGAACCAGCAGATGGCCAACAAATTATCGATGAAGGGTAACCTGCTGATGCTGTGCGGCCACTACAAAGGGATAGACCAGCGTATCCGGGACCACTTCATTACCAAAGAGATTTCTATCGGTGATTACGTGCTTTCTGGCGGTGAGCTGGGGGCAGCAGTGCTGGTAGATGCCATAGGACGGCTGTTGCCAGGTGTACTCAACGATGAAACCAGCGCACTGACCGATTCCTTTCAGGACAACCTGCTGGCGCCTCCGGTATATACCAGGCCTGTAGATTTCCGGGGATGGAAGGTGCCGGACATTTTATTGAGCGGCAATCATAAAAAAATTGAAGAATGGCGGCATCAGCAATCGGTAGAAAGAACCCAGACGCGCCGGCCGGACTTGTTGTAA
- the rplS gene encoding 50S ribosomal protein L19, which yields MNAISFVHEQLTAKKQYPKFKAGDNVTVNYKIVEGNKERIQSFKGDVVKIQGTGFTASFTVRKISDGIGVERLFPLYSPHIDGIVLNKVGKVRRAKLFYLRERAGKKARIKEKRV from the coding sequence ATGAACGCAATTTCGTTTGTTCACGAACAACTGACAGCTAAAAAACAGTACCCTAAGTTTAAAGCAGGCGACAACGTCACTGTCAATTATAAAATCGTGGAAGGTAATAAAGAAAGGATTCAGTCCTTTAAAGGTGATGTAGTGAAAATCCAGGGTACAGGGTTTACTGCGTCTTTCACTGTTAGAAAAATTTCTGACGGCATTGGTGTGGAAAGGCTGTTTCCGCTTTACTCTCCTCATATCGACGGCATTGTGCTGAACAAAGTAGGTAAAGTAAGAAGAGCGAAACTTTTCTACCTGCGTGAGCGCGCTGGTAAGAAAGCCCGTATCAAAGAAAAAAGGGTTTAG
- a CDS encoding Sec-independent protein translocase subunit TatA/TatB → MILQDIGMSELLLIAIVVLLLFGGKKIPELMRGLGKGIREFNDAKNNVRQEIEEGMREKPVQPSTTDTTKPTDTQHNA, encoded by the coding sequence TTGATTCTCCAGGATATTGGTATGTCTGAACTGCTGCTGATAGCCATCGTCGTTTTACTGCTGTTTGGCGGTAAAAAAATACCCGAATTAATGCGGGGACTGGGTAAAGGCATCCGTGAGTTCAATGACGCCAAAAACAATGTGCGCCAGGAAATAGAGGAAGGTATGAGAGAGAAACCTGTGCAACCGTCCACTACTGATACAACAAAGCCAACTGATACGCAGCACAACGCCTAA